A DNA window from Gasterosteus aculeatus chromosome 16, fGasAcu3.hap1.1, whole genome shotgun sequence contains the following coding sequences:
- the ccdc93 gene encoding coiled-coil domain-containing protein 93 isoform X1 gives MAAPPSVFHRVRSGSKVGAQYDQDGNLIQVETREDEEQSVKLSEILELLLAAGYFRARIKGLSPFDKVVGGMTWCITTCNFDIDVDLLFQENSTIGQKIALTEKIVSVLPKMKCPHCLEPHQIQGLDYIHIFPVIQWLVKRAIETREEMGDYVRAYSISQFQKTHRLPEDEEFLQRKDKAVRTVLDVLDVYKPQRKYRRQKDAGELLDEESRVHSTLLEYGRRYGFSKQSKQDTGDQRKASLASGSQAAAPRMPDLLDQDRLQVVEEMRIETLMTSMAAMANEEGKLTASAVGQIVGLQSEEIKQIVSEYAEKQSELSSEERSERYGPLQQHRRAVATLNKQIEQKTKELVQLQAKYEKVKTGCDDAKRNLTEANEHSKKVVRELKSLDELEEQADIGLLEKLSALVTTNENLKQQEQEFRTHCRDEMARLQQNIEELNPVSGQDTEEEKERNQLIEKQHSTDREKLQKIRLLMARRNREIAILQRKIDEVPSRAELTQYQKRFIELYSQVSATHKETKQFFTLYNTLDDKKVYLEKEVNLLNSIHDNFHQAMSSSAAREQFLRQMEQIVEGIKQSRIKMEKKKQENKMRRDQLNDEYLELLDKQRLYFKTVKDFKEECRKNEMLLSKLRAKGAS, from the exons ATGGCGGCGCCTCCGTCGGTTTTCCACAGAGTGAGAAGTGGCTCTAAAGTCGGAGCCCAGTATGACCAGGACGGAAACCTCATTCAG gtggAAACCCgagaggatgaagagcagagcgTCAAGCTGTCGgagatcctggagctgctgctggctgctggtTACTTCAGAGCCCGGATCAAAGGCTTGTCCCCTTTCGATAAG gTGGTAGGTGGTATGACCTGGTGCATCACCACCTGTAACTTTGACATCGACGTGGATCTACTTTTCCAAGAAAACTCTACTATTGGCCAGAAAAT AGCACTGACGGAGAAAATAGTCTCTGTTCTACCGAAGATGAAGTGTCCACATTGCCTCGAGCCACATCAAATCCAAGGGCTGGATTATATCCACATTTTCCCAGTGATACAG TGGCTGGTGAAGCGAGCGATAGAGACCAGGGAAGAGATGGGCGACTATGTGAGAGCCTACTCCATTTCTCAGTTCCAGAAGACCCACCGCTTACCAGAG GATGAAGAGTTTCTTCAGAGGAAAGACAAAGCTGTGAGAACCGTTCTGGATGTATTG GATGTTTACAAACCTCAGAGGAAGTACAGGAGGCAGAAAGATGCAGGCGAGCTGCTGGATGAGGAGTCCAGGGTTCACTCCACTCTGCTCGAATACGGCAG GCGTTATGGATTCAGCAAACAGTCCAAACAAGACACG GGGGACCAGAGGAAGGCTTCGCTGGCCAGTGGCTCTCAGGCAGCGGCCCCCAGGATGCCAGACCTGTTAGACCAAGACCGCttgcaggtggtggaggag ATGCGTATCGAAACACTCATGACCAGCATGGCTGCCATGGCAAATGAAGAG GGAAAGCTGACTGCGAGTGCAGTGGGCCAAATAGTGGGACTGCAGTCTGAGGAGATCAAACAGATCGTCTCGGAGTACGCTGAAAAG CAGTCGGAGCTGTCTTCAGAGGAGCGCTCGGAGCGTTATGGcccgctgcagcagcaccgcAGGGCCGTGGCCACACTCAACAAACAGATCGAGCAGAAGACTAAAGAACTGGTCCAG CTACAAGCCAAGTATGAAAAGGTGAAAACGGGCTGTGACGATGCCAAGAGAAATCTAACTGAG GCTAATGAGCACTCCAAGAAAGTGGTGAGAGAGCTGAAGAGTTtggacgagctggaggagcaggcggaCATCGG CTTGCTGGAGAAGCTGAGTGCTCTAGTGACCACAAATGAGAACCTtaagcagcaggagcaggagttCCGCACACATTGCAGA GACGAGATGGCCCGTCTACAACAGAACATTGAGGAGCTCAACCCGGTGTCGGGAcaggacacagaggaggagaaa GAGAGGAACCAACTGATagagaaacagcacagcacaGACCGAGAGAAACTACAGAAGATCCGTCTGCTCATG GCTCGGAGGAACCGAGAGATCGCCATCCTGCAGAGGAAGATCGATGAGGTGCCGAGCCGGGCTGAGCTGACTCAGTATCAGAAGAGATTCATCGAACTCTACAGCCAGG TTTCTGCAACACATAAGGAGACCAAGCAGTTCTTCACGCTGTATAACACGTTAGACGACAAGAAGGTTTAtctggagaaggag GTGAATCTGCTGAATTCCATTCATGACAACTTCCACCA AGCCATGTCGTCTTCAGCAGCCAGGGAGCAGTTCCTCAGGCAGATGGAGCAAATAGTGGAGGGGATCAAACAGAGTCGCATCAAG
- the ccdc93 gene encoding coiled-coil domain-containing protein 93 isoform X3, protein MTWCITTCNFDIDVDLLFQENSTIGQKIALTEKIVSVLPKMKCPHCLEPHQIQGLDYIHIFPVIQWLVKRAIETREEMGDYVRAYSISQFQKTHRLPEDEEFLQRKDKAVRTVLDVLDVYKPQRKYRRQKDAGELLDEESRVHSTLLEYGRRYGFSKQSKQDTGDQRKASLASGSQAAAPRMPDLLDQDRLQVVEEMRIETLMTSMAAMANEEGKLTASAVGQIVGLQSEEIKQIVSEYAEKQSELSSEERSERYGPLQQHRRAVATLNKQIEQKTKELVQLQAKYEKVKTGCDDAKRNLTEANEHSKKVVRELKSLDELEEQADIGLLEKLSALVTTNENLKQQEQEFRTHCRDEMARLQQNIEELNPVSGQDTEEEKERNQLIEKQHSTDREKLQKIRLLMARRNREIAILQRKIDEVPSRAELTQYQKRFIELYSQVSATHKETKQFFTLYNTLDDKKVYLEKEVNLLNSIHDNFHQAMSSSAAREQFLRQMEQIVEGIKQSRIKMEKKKQENKMRRDQLNDEYLELLDKQRLYFKTVKDFKEECRKNEMLLSKLRAKGAS, encoded by the exons ATGACCTGGTGCATCACCACCTGTAACTTTGACATCGACGTGGATCTACTTTTCCAAGAAAACTCTACTATTGGCCAGAAAAT AGCACTGACGGAGAAAATAGTCTCTGTTCTACCGAAGATGAAGTGTCCACATTGCCTCGAGCCACATCAAATCCAAGGGCTGGATTATATCCACATTTTCCCAGTGATACAG TGGCTGGTGAAGCGAGCGATAGAGACCAGGGAAGAGATGGGCGACTATGTGAGAGCCTACTCCATTTCTCAGTTCCAGAAGACCCACCGCTTACCAGAG GATGAAGAGTTTCTTCAGAGGAAAGACAAAGCTGTGAGAACCGTTCTGGATGTATTG GATGTTTACAAACCTCAGAGGAAGTACAGGAGGCAGAAAGATGCAGGCGAGCTGCTGGATGAGGAGTCCAGGGTTCACTCCACTCTGCTCGAATACGGCAG GCGTTATGGATTCAGCAAACAGTCCAAACAAGACACG GGGGACCAGAGGAAGGCTTCGCTGGCCAGTGGCTCTCAGGCAGCGGCCCCCAGGATGCCAGACCTGTTAGACCAAGACCGCttgcaggtggtggaggag ATGCGTATCGAAACACTCATGACCAGCATGGCTGCCATGGCAAATGAAGAG GGAAAGCTGACTGCGAGTGCAGTGGGCCAAATAGTGGGACTGCAGTCTGAGGAGATCAAACAGATCGTCTCGGAGTACGCTGAAAAG CAGTCGGAGCTGTCTTCAGAGGAGCGCTCGGAGCGTTATGGcccgctgcagcagcaccgcAGGGCCGTGGCCACACTCAACAAACAGATCGAGCAGAAGACTAAAGAACTGGTCCAG CTACAAGCCAAGTATGAAAAGGTGAAAACGGGCTGTGACGATGCCAAGAGAAATCTAACTGAG GCTAATGAGCACTCCAAGAAAGTGGTGAGAGAGCTGAAGAGTTtggacgagctggaggagcaggcggaCATCGG CTTGCTGGAGAAGCTGAGTGCTCTAGTGACCACAAATGAGAACCTtaagcagcaggagcaggagttCCGCACACATTGCAGA GACGAGATGGCCCGTCTACAACAGAACATTGAGGAGCTCAACCCGGTGTCGGGAcaggacacagaggaggagaaa GAGAGGAACCAACTGATagagaaacagcacagcacaGACCGAGAGAAACTACAGAAGATCCGTCTGCTCATG GCTCGGAGGAACCGAGAGATCGCCATCCTGCAGAGGAAGATCGATGAGGTGCCGAGCCGGGCTGAGCTGACTCAGTATCAGAAGAGATTCATCGAACTCTACAGCCAGG TTTCTGCAACACATAAGGAGACCAAGCAGTTCTTCACGCTGTATAACACGTTAGACGACAAGAAGGTTTAtctggagaaggag GTGAATCTGCTGAATTCCATTCATGACAACTTCCACCA AGCCATGTCGTCTTCAGCAGCCAGGGAGCAGTTCCTCAGGCAGATGGAGCAAATAGTGGAGGGGATCAAACAGAGTCGCATCAAG
- the ccdc93 gene encoding coiled-coil domain-containing protein 93 isoform X2, with protein MAAPPSVFHRVRSGSKVGAQYDQDGNLIQVETREDEEQSVKLSEILELLLAAGYFRARIKGLSPFDKVVGGMTWCITTCNFDIDVDLLFQENSTIGQKIALTEKIVSVLPKMKCPHCLEPHQIQGLDYIHIFPVIQWLVKRAIETREEMGDYVRAYSISQFQKTHRLPEDEEFLQRKDKAVRTVLDVLDVYKPQRKYRRQKDAGELLDEESRVHSTLLEYGRRYGFSKQSKQDTGDQRKASLASGSQAAAPRMPDLLDQDRLQVVEEMRIETLMTSMAAMANEEGKLTASAVGQIVGLQSEEIKQIVSEYAEKSELSSEERSERYGPLQQHRRAVATLNKQIEQKTKELVQLQAKYEKVKTGCDDAKRNLTEANEHSKKVVRELKSLDELEEQADIGLLEKLSALVTTNENLKQQEQEFRTHCRDEMARLQQNIEELNPVSGQDTEEEKERNQLIEKQHSTDREKLQKIRLLMARRNREIAILQRKIDEVPSRAELTQYQKRFIELYSQVSATHKETKQFFTLYNTLDDKKVYLEKEVNLLNSIHDNFHQAMSSSAAREQFLRQMEQIVEGIKQSRIKMEKKKQENKMRRDQLNDEYLELLDKQRLYFKTVKDFKEECRKNEMLLSKLRAKGAS; from the exons ATGGCGGCGCCTCCGTCGGTTTTCCACAGAGTGAGAAGTGGCTCTAAAGTCGGAGCCCAGTATGACCAGGACGGAAACCTCATTCAG gtggAAACCCgagaggatgaagagcagagcgTCAAGCTGTCGgagatcctggagctgctgctggctgctggtTACTTCAGAGCCCGGATCAAAGGCTTGTCCCCTTTCGATAAG gTGGTAGGTGGTATGACCTGGTGCATCACCACCTGTAACTTTGACATCGACGTGGATCTACTTTTCCAAGAAAACTCTACTATTGGCCAGAAAAT AGCACTGACGGAGAAAATAGTCTCTGTTCTACCGAAGATGAAGTGTCCACATTGCCTCGAGCCACATCAAATCCAAGGGCTGGATTATATCCACATTTTCCCAGTGATACAG TGGCTGGTGAAGCGAGCGATAGAGACCAGGGAAGAGATGGGCGACTATGTGAGAGCCTACTCCATTTCTCAGTTCCAGAAGACCCACCGCTTACCAGAG GATGAAGAGTTTCTTCAGAGGAAAGACAAAGCTGTGAGAACCGTTCTGGATGTATTG GATGTTTACAAACCTCAGAGGAAGTACAGGAGGCAGAAAGATGCAGGCGAGCTGCTGGATGAGGAGTCCAGGGTTCACTCCACTCTGCTCGAATACGGCAG GCGTTATGGATTCAGCAAACAGTCCAAACAAGACACG GGGGACCAGAGGAAGGCTTCGCTGGCCAGTGGCTCTCAGGCAGCGGCCCCCAGGATGCCAGACCTGTTAGACCAAGACCGCttgcaggtggtggaggag ATGCGTATCGAAACACTCATGACCAGCATGGCTGCCATGGCAAATGAAGAG GGAAAGCTGACTGCGAGTGCAGTGGGCCAAATAGTGGGACTGCAGTCTGAGGAGATCAAACAGATCGTCTCGGAGTACGCTGAAAAG TCGGAGCTGTCTTCAGAGGAGCGCTCGGAGCGTTATGGcccgctgcagcagcaccgcAGGGCCGTGGCCACACTCAACAAACAGATCGAGCAGAAGACTAAAGAACTGGTCCAG CTACAAGCCAAGTATGAAAAGGTGAAAACGGGCTGTGACGATGCCAAGAGAAATCTAACTGAG GCTAATGAGCACTCCAAGAAAGTGGTGAGAGAGCTGAAGAGTTtggacgagctggaggagcaggcggaCATCGG CTTGCTGGAGAAGCTGAGTGCTCTAGTGACCACAAATGAGAACCTtaagcagcaggagcaggagttCCGCACACATTGCAGA GACGAGATGGCCCGTCTACAACAGAACATTGAGGAGCTCAACCCGGTGTCGGGAcaggacacagaggaggagaaa GAGAGGAACCAACTGATagagaaacagcacagcacaGACCGAGAGAAACTACAGAAGATCCGTCTGCTCATG GCTCGGAGGAACCGAGAGATCGCCATCCTGCAGAGGAAGATCGATGAGGTGCCGAGCCGGGCTGAGCTGACTCAGTATCAGAAGAGATTCATCGAACTCTACAGCCAGG TTTCTGCAACACATAAGGAGACCAAGCAGTTCTTCACGCTGTATAACACGTTAGACGACAAGAAGGTTTAtctggagaaggag GTGAATCTGCTGAATTCCATTCATGACAACTTCCACCA AGCCATGTCGTCTTCAGCAGCCAGGGAGCAGTTCCTCAGGCAGATGGAGCAAATAGTGGAGGGGATCAAACAGAGTCGCATCAAG